The following proteins are co-located in the Carassius gibelio isolate Cgi1373 ecotype wild population from Czech Republic chromosome A9, carGib1.2-hapl.c, whole genome shotgun sequence genome:
- the LOC128019819 gene encoding glycosyltransferase-like domain-containing protein 1 — protein MSVLLLEAFCGGSHKQLVDLLKESIEDCVSFTLPAKKWHWRARTSALYFMQAVPASSSYRVLFTSSVLSLAELVALRPDLGRLKKVLYFHENQLVYPVRKSQERDFQYGYNQILSCLVADVVAFNSSFNMESFLSSISTFMKTMPDHRPKDLDQLIRPKCRVLHFPIHFPDVTRFLPAHKRLRHSVWCDDIHAMATQSHHQTSAPSCPELTIDSEPPEKIVAEQSLEPASIPPCQKTLQNHPVSRPSGDEKGNLQPLHIVWPHRWEHDKDPQLFFQTLLKLKERQLSFEVSVLGETFTDVPDIFSEAKEQLVDHIQHWGFMPSKEDYLKALCQADVVVSTAKHEFFGVAMLEAVHCGCYPLCPRALVYPEIFPATYLYSTPEQLCKRLQDFCKRPQLVRQHVTQVNLRAYSWDTLRGSFRSLLGAESDRKLTEEHMS, from the exons ATGAGTGTGCTCTTGCTGGAGGCGTTCTGTGGGGGTTCCCACAAACAGCTGGTTGATCTTCTTAAAGAAAGTATTGAAGACTGTGTAAGCTTCACTCTGCCTGCAAAGAAATGGCACTGGAGGGCCAGAACTTCTGCTCTGTACTTCATGCAGGCAGTTCCAGCAAGTTCCTCGTACAG GGTTTTGTTCACCAGCTCTGTTCTCAGTCTTGCTGAACTTGTAGCCCTGCGGCCTGATCTAGGCCGTCTTAAGAAGGTCCTCTACTTTCACGAGAACCAGCTGGTCTATCCAGTTCGCAAGAGCCAAGAAAGAGACTTCCAATATGGCTACAACCAGATCCTCTCATG CCTGGTTGCAGATGTGGTGGCGTTCAACTCTTCATTCAACATGGAGTCCTTCCTCTCCTCCATCTCCACATTCATGAAGACCATGCCTGACCATCGGCCCAAAGATCTGGACCAGCTTATCCGGCCCAAGTGTCGCGTCCTCCACTTCCCAATTCACTTTCCCGATGTCACAAG ATTCCTCCCTGCACACAAACGTCTCCGGCATTCAGTGTGGTGTGATGATATCCACGCTATGGCTACTCAAAGCCATCATCAAACATCAGCTCCAAG TTGTCCAGAGCTCACAATAGACTCTGAGCCACCTGAGAAGATTGTGGCAGAGCAGTCCCTGGAGCCTGCAAGTATCCCACCATGCCAAAAGACGTTGCAGAATCATCCAGTGTCTCGTCCGTCTGGCGATGAGAAAGGGAATCTTCAGCCACTCCACATAGTCTGGCCACATCGCTG GGAACATGACAAAGACCCACAGCTGTTCTTCCAGACCTTACTGAAACTCAAAGAACGACAGCTGAGCTTTGAAGTTTCTGTCCTGGGAGAGACCTTCACTGATGTTCCAG ACATCTTTTCAGAAGCCAAAGAACAGTTGGTTGACCACATCCAGCACTGGGGTTTCATGCCCAGTAAGGAAGATTACCTCAAAGCGCTGTGCCAAGCAGATGTCGTCGTTTCCACAGCCAAGCATGAGTTTTTTGGAGTAGCAAT GTTAGAAGCTGTCCATTGTGGCTGTTACCCCCTCTGTCCGAGGGCTTTGGTATATCCTGAAATATtccctg CAACATATCTGTATTCAACACCTGAACAGCTGTGTAAAAGACTACAAGACTTCTGCAAGCGTCCGCAATTAGTCAGACAACATGTTACTCAG GTGAACCTCAGGGCTTACTCCTGGGACACTCTTCGGGGCAGTTTCAGATCTCTCCTGGGAGCTGAAAGTGACAGGAAGTTAACAGAGGAGCACATGTCATGA